Proteins encoded in a region of the Halothiobacillus diazotrophicus genome:
- the ubiA gene encoding 4-hydroxybenzoate octaprenyltransferase yields MSAILAAWQQKLSAYLALTRLNRPIGIFLLLWPTYWALWVAGKGAPSLFLMGIFTLGVIVMRSAGCAINDYADRHVDGHVARTQNRPLATGALRPREAIAAFFVLLLVALVLVLQLNRMTIALSLVAVVLAATYPLGKRFHHLPQVQLGLAFGWSIPMAFAAQAGSLPPEAWLLFAANMAWTVAYDTLYAIADRPYDEQIGVKSTAILFGRYDLLAVGFLYVLTLGLLAALGIWLNLGLAYAGGLVLAALAAIWILAGARSRTLNDSVQAFKRNNVFGALVMIALVLGYAFDSGGH; encoded by the coding sequence GTGAGCGCAATTTTGGCAGCCTGGCAGCAGAAACTATCCGCCTATCTGGCCCTGACCCGTCTGAACCGCCCCATTGGCATCTTCCTGTTGCTCTGGCCGACCTACTGGGCACTGTGGGTGGCGGGGAAGGGGGCACCGAGTCTGTTTCTGATGGGAATATTCACCCTGGGCGTGATCGTGATGCGTTCGGCCGGTTGTGCGATCAACGATTATGCGGACCGTCATGTCGATGGCCATGTGGCCCGGACGCAGAACCGTCCGCTGGCGACCGGCGCGCTCCGGCCGCGCGAAGCGATCGCGGCGTTTTTCGTCCTGCTGCTGGTGGCGCTGGTGCTGGTCCTGCAGTTGAACCGGATGACGATTGCCCTCTCGCTCGTCGCTGTCGTGTTGGCGGCCACCTATCCGCTGGGCAAGCGATTCCATCATCTGCCGCAGGTGCAGCTCGGCCTGGCGTTTGGCTGGAGCATTCCCATGGCCTTTGCCGCCCAGGCGGGCTCGTTACCACCGGAGGCCTGGCTGCTCTTTGCGGCGAACATGGCCTGGACCGTGGCCTACGATACCCTGTACGCGATCGCGGACCGGCCCTACGACGAGCAGATCGGCGTCAAGTCGACGGCCATCCTGTTCGGTCGATACGATCTTCTGGCGGTGGGTTTCCTTTATGTGTTGACCCTGGGTCTGCTCGCGGCGCTGGGCATCTGGCTGAACCTGGGGCTCGCTTATGCCGGGGGGCTTGTCCTGGCTGCGTTGGCCGCCATCTGGATTCTTGCGGGGGCCCGATCACGAACGTTGAACGATAGCGTGCAGGCCTTCAAGCGAAACAACGTCTTCGGCGCTCTGGTGATGATCGCGCTGGTCCTGGGGTATGCCTTCGATTCAGGAGGGCACTGA
- a CDS encoding gamma carbonic anhydrase family protein, translating into MIRNFAQKSPILGADVWIDDTALVIGDVILAEGVSVWPMSVLRGDVNQIQIGQDTNLQDGVIVHVNQPSARHPDGSRCVVGDAVTVGHRATLHACTIGNLVLVGMGAIVLDDVVVEDEVIIGAGSVVSPGKTLESGFLYLGTPARKVRPLTEEERAYLPESARMYRQLARAHVDSKPMDATAR; encoded by the coding sequence ATGATACGAAATTTCGCACAGAAATCCCCGATTCTCGGAGCCGACGTCTGGATCGACGACACGGCATTGGTCATCGGAGACGTGATTCTGGCCGAAGGCGTTTCAGTCTGGCCCATGAGCGTCCTGCGCGGCGACGTGAACCAGATACAGATCGGCCAGGATACGAACCTGCAGGATGGCGTGATCGTCCACGTAAACCAGCCCAGCGCGCGTCATCCCGACGGATCGCGCTGCGTCGTCGGCGACGCAGTCACCGTGGGCCATCGGGCCACCCTGCATGCCTGCACCATCGGCAACCTCGTCCTGGTCGGCATGGGTGCCATCGTGCTGGATGATGTCGTCGTCGAGGACGAAGTCATCATCGGTGCAGGCAGCGTGGTATCACCGGGAAAGACCCTGGAAAGCGGCTTTCTCTACCTCGGCACCCCCGCCCGAAAGGTGCGTCCCCTGACCGAAGAGGAACGGGCCTATCTGCCGGAATCGGCACGGATGTACCGACAACTGGCCCGGGCTCATGTCGATTCAAAGCCGATGGACGCAACGGCCCGATGA
- a CDS encoding metal-dependent transcriptional regulator → MAERIMTSTAYEDYLKAIFKLAEQTPDQPASTSAIAERLGIAQASVTAMLKRLGNDGLIDYERYQGARLTPAGRAIAVDMIRRHRVIETFLVNNLDVPLAEVDAEAEILEHAFSSALIDRLWRHLGKPEFDPHGAPIPAVAEAPIERRDLVALSDLAPGEPATIVRLSAQNAGQLQVLTHLGLVPGQPIKRTPTSPGSTDVLLLLGRQQCAVGQELAETVWVLRAKKTT, encoded by the coding sequence ATGGCTGAACGCATCATGACCAGCACCGCCTACGAGGATTATCTGAAGGCCATCTTCAAACTGGCGGAACAGACGCCCGATCAGCCTGCGAGCACCTCGGCCATTGCCGAACGGCTGGGCATTGCCCAGGCTTCCGTCACGGCGATGCTCAAACGCCTCGGCAACGATGGCCTGATCGACTACGAGCGCTATCAGGGGGCCCGCCTGACGCCGGCGGGCCGCGCCATCGCGGTGGACATGATCCGCCGGCACCGTGTCATCGAGACCTTTCTGGTGAACAATCTCGACGTGCCGCTGGCCGAAGTCGATGCCGAGGCGGAAATTCTGGAGCATGCGTTCTCCAGCGCGCTGATCGACCGCCTATGGCGCCATCTCGGCAAGCCCGAGTTCGACCCGCACGGCGCCCCGATTCCGGCGGTGGCCGAAGCCCCGATCGAGCGTCGCGATCTCGTCGCGCTGAGCGATCTCGCCCCCGGGGAACCGGCGACGATCGTCCGCCTGTCCGCCCAAAATGCCGGGCAACTTCAGGTGCTGACCCACCTGGGCCTGGTACCGGGTCAACCGATCAAACGCACCCCCACCTCGCCCGGCTCCACCGATGTCCTGCTCCTCCTCGGACGCCAGCAATGCGCCGTGGGCCAGGAACTGGCGGAAACCGTCTGGGTGCTCAGAGCGAAAAAGACGACCTGA